The Candidatus Uhrbacteria bacterium genome has a segment encoding these proteins:
- a CDS encoding glycosyltransferase family 2 protein, translated as MKVVAVIPAYKEKSRIIAAISGIQPMVDQIVVIVDGSEDGTLEEARKTSATVLHHAINRGQGAALKTGTEAALKLGADVIVHIDADGQQDPQAIPMLVAPIKEGKADVVFGSRFLGIDPEGMPPVRRMVLIAGKLFSQFVLGIPRQMTDPQSGLRAMTAEAARRVDFKQDRMAHCSEILRLVTRSGLRWMEVPVRVSYTKDTLAKGNQTSDAFRIVWHLFLGMFQ; from the coding sequence ATGAAGGTTGTGGCCGTCATCCCTGCTTATAAGGAGAAAAGCCGTATTATCGCGGCTATTTCTGGTATTCAACCGATGGTTGATCAGATCGTTGTTATTGTCGATGGTTCTGAGGATGGGACACTGGAAGAAGCGAGAAAAACTTCTGCCACGGTTTTGCATCATGCGATCAATCGCGGTCAGGGTGCGGCTTTGAAAACAGGAACGGAAGCGGCATTAAAATTAGGTGCGGATGTGATCGTGCATATTGATGCTGATGGCCAGCAAGATCCACAGGCGATTCCCATGTTGGTGGCGCCAATCAAAGAGGGAAAAGCGGATGTGGTATTTGGATCACGTTTTTTAGGTATCGATCCTGAAGGAATGCCGCCTGTGCGCCGAATGGTTTTGATCGCTGGGAAATTGTTTTCACAATTTGTTCTTGGAATTCCAAGACAGATGACTGATCCGCAGAGCGGTTTGCGCGCGATGACAGCCGAGGCGGCGCGTCGTGTTGATTTTAAGCAGGATCGAATGGCGCATTGTTCCGAGATTTTGCGCTTGGTGACCCGCTCCGGTTTGCGCTGGATGGAAGTGCCTGTGCGTGTCTCTTACACAAAAGATACGCTTGCCAAGGGCAACCAAACGAGCGACGCGTTTCGTATCGTGTGGCATTTATTTCTTGGCATGTTCCAATAA
- a CDS encoding NAD-dependent epimerase/dehydratase family protein, whose amino-acid sequence MSSKRSVIDKKNILVTGGSGFIGSHLCDALVRDHHVICMDNFSTSTVANIEHLLQNPNFEFINHDITQPFDLASYSELERFKIKFQGLQEIYHLATPISKRHFEDFKIATVLTNSIGTKNVLDVAVANHAKVLYASSSALYGPRRPDRPYVSETDPCTLDHLTPRGAYDEGKRFSESILETYADVYGIDVKIARIFRTYGPRMKIYDGNLLPDMINNAIDEKDIELTAPEDAKISLAYVSDIIDGLVRHMNTPVDVTVVNLGSDQEHFLSSVAATITKLCDSPSRIRFEPSASGWTEAGLPDISKARQILGWLPLVRLEDGLRQMIDYSRSKRRESGGFHA is encoded by the coding sequence ATGTCCAGCAAACGTTCTGTTATCGACAAAAAGAATATTCTTGTCACAGGCGGATCCGGTTTTATCGGTTCGCATTTGTGCGATGCGCTCGTGCGTGATCACCACGTGATCTGCATGGATAATTTTTCCACGAGTACCGTCGCTAACATCGAGCATCTTTTGCAGAATCCGAATTTTGAATTCATCAATCACGATATTACCCAGCCATTTGATTTGGCGAGCTATTCCGAGCTGGAGCGATTCAAAATCAAGTTCCAAGGCCTTCAGGAGATTTACCATCTTGCAACGCCAATTTCCAAACGTCACTTTGAGGATTTTAAAATCGCTACTGTTTTGACCAATTCCATTGGTACCAAGAACGTTTTGGACGTTGCGGTCGCGAATCATGCCAAAGTGCTGTACGCCTCTTCATCGGCGTTATACGGGCCGCGCCGTCCGGATCGGCCTTATGTATCAGAGACGGATCCTTGTACGCTTGATCACCTTACGCCGCGCGGTGCTTATGATGAGGGCAAGCGTTTTAGCGAGTCGATTTTGGAGACGTATGCCGATGTGTATGGAATCGATGTAAAGATCGCGCGTATTTTTAGAACGTATGGACCGCGCATGAAGATTTATGACGGCAACTTGCTGCCGGACATGATCAATAATGCGATTGATGAGAAGGATATCGAGCTCACAGCGCCAGAGGATGCCAAGATTAGTCTTGCGTATGTTTCCGATATTATCGATGGACTTGTGCGTCACATGAATACACCGGTAGATGTGACGGTTGTAAATCTTGGATCAGATCAAGAGCACTTTTTGTCTTCCGTGGCCGCGACGATTACGAAATTGTGCGACTCTCCTTCACGCATCCGTTTTGAGCCTTCTGCGTCTGGTTGGACGGAGGCTGGTTTGCCGGATATTTCAAAAGCAAGACAGATTCTTGGCTGGCTTCCGCTTGTCCGTTTGGAAGATGGTTTGCGCCAGATGATCGATTATTCCCGCTCTAAGCGCCGTGAATCAGGAGGCTTTCACGCCTAA
- a CDS encoding sugar transferase, with product MNIWAVNIIPFTFVIILWGICFYIAGLYNLVLTREPVRLFRTFLEGMIANLAIAFGFFYLIPFFGLTPRTILFLFFSLSLLLGYAWRLFAGRILQSYFSGGRVLFVGPAEEMRKVDALLRESALGMKLVAAISTGGETYRHNDIPWLPLSEYQNTIERERITSVVLGVRPESQPELSRHLYNSLFNSIQILDRAEIEEAATGRIPLSYVTESWFLHHLNEGNKAWYESAKRVSDIILAIPFGIVTALLFPFIAITTKLSSKGPVIYSQLRVGKNGKTFKIYKFRTMHLDAEKDGARFTADAKTDPRLFAFGRFMRRARIDELPQIWNVLIGDLSLIGPRPERPEFVTPLIERMPYYALRHLTRPGLTGWAQVMFLTPTASLEDNLKKLQYDLYYIKHRSFFLDALILLRTIGIVLRRQGT from the coding sequence TTGAATATCTGGGCGGTCAACATCATTCCATTCACCTTTGTCATCATTCTTTGGGGTATTTGTTTTTATATCGCCGGTCTCTACAACCTTGTCCTGACACGCGAGCCGGTGCGATTGTTCCGTACATTTCTTGAAGGCATGATCGCGAACTTGGCTATCGCTTTTGGATTTTTCTACCTTATCCCCTTCTTTGGTCTTACACCGCGCACCATTCTCTTCCTTTTTTTCAGCTTATCGCTGCTCTTGGGATACGCTTGGCGCTTATTTGCTGGACGCATTCTCCAATCCTACTTCTCCGGCGGCCGCGTTCTCTTTGTCGGTCCTGCAGAAGAAATGCGTAAAGTCGATGCCCTGCTCCGTGAAAGCGCTCTCGGGATGAAGCTCGTTGCCGCGATCTCAACGGGCGGAGAAACCTATCGTCACAACGATATTCCATGGCTCCCTCTTTCCGAGTATCAAAACACGATTGAACGCGAACGCATTACTTCCGTCGTCCTGGGTGTTCGACCGGAATCGCAACCTGAACTCTCGCGTCATCTTTATAATTCGTTATTTAACTCGATTCAAATTCTTGACCGCGCAGAGATCGAGGAAGCCGCCACGGGCCGCATTCCACTTTCCTACGTAACGGAAAGCTGGTTCCTGCATCATCTGAATGAAGGCAACAAAGCTTGGTACGAATCCGCAAAACGCGTTTCCGACATTATCCTCGCCATTCCATTTGGCATCGTCACAGCCCTTCTTTTCCCGTTTATCGCCATCACAACCAAACTCTCCTCAAAAGGCCCGGTCATCTACTCCCAACTCCGTGTCGGTAAAAACGGTAAAACCTTCAAAATCTACAAATTCCGCACCATGCATCTCGATGCGGAAAAAGACGGCGCCCGCTTCACCGCCGACGCCAAAACCGATCCTCGCCTCTTTGCCTTTGGCCGCTTCATGCGCCGCGCCCGTATCGATGAACTCCCACAAATCTGGAATGTCTTGATCGGCGATCTATCCCTTATTGGCCCGCGCCCAGAACGCCCGGAATTCGTCACGCCGCTCATCGAGCGCATGCCCTACTACGCTCTGCGTCACCTTACACGCCCGGGGTTAACCGGATGGGCACAAGTCATGTTCCTGACACCAACAGCAAGCCTCGAGGACAACTTGAAAAAGCTCCAATACGATTTGTATTACATCAAACATCGCTCGTTCTTCCTTGACGCGCTTATTCTCCTCAGAACAATCGGTATCGTCCTTCGCAGACAAGGCACATAA
- a CDS encoding class I SAM-dependent methyltransferase — translation MDSGCGEGVIPIMLAKRGIASTGSDLSRPNIEHANQLAKSQGVESLTTFLEADAERLPFADRSFDVVISSHVLEHLPDFDQGFRELCRVARKRVIVALPTGLNASAMALLGGDHGYWKLGKKSFVALPWGFLRVLFGVFGEGVQEGYAGHDELPHIWRYPWVMRRRLQHPEWKLVSFEASTLVMPYFNFLLPVAKFLDRYRSAPILRNFGYGSIAVFERIDS, via the coding sequence TTGGATTCCGGCTGCGGCGAGGGTGTTATTCCGATCATGCTTGCCAAACGTGGGATCGCGTCGACGGGAAGCGATTTATCACGGCCAAATATCGAACATGCCAATCAGTTGGCAAAATCACAAGGTGTAGAATCGCTCACGACCTTTCTGGAAGCTGATGCCGAACGTCTTCCGTTTGCCGACAGGTCGTTTGATGTTGTGATCAGCTCACATGTGCTCGAGCATCTGCCTGATTTTGATCAGGGGTTCCGCGAGCTGTGTCGTGTGGCTCGTAAGCGGGTTATCGTTGCTTTACCGACCGGCTTGAATGCTAGCGCTATGGCGCTTCTAGGTGGCGATCATGGATATTGGAAGCTCGGTAAGAAGTCCTTTGTTGCATTGCCGTGGGGATTTTTACGTGTATTATTTGGCGTTTTTGGTGAAGGGGTTCAGGAGGGCTATGCCGGACATGATGAATTGCCGCATATTTGGCGATACCCGTGGGTGATGCGCCGACGCTTGCAGCATCCTGAATGGAAGTTGGTTTCTTTTGAGGCGAGCACGCTTGTCATGCCGTATTTTAATTTCTTATTGCCAGTCGCCAAGTTTTTGGATCGATATCGCTCTGCTCCGATTTTGCGTAATTTTGGGTACGGATCGATTGCGGTTTTTGAACGGATCGATTCTTGA
- a CDS encoding 7-cyano-7-deazaguanine synthase: MRERFDLAVKERLVSDVPLGLFLSGGLDSTAVAESASRQSSTKLKAFTIGFDDKSHDESEAAALVAKSLGLEHYVEKLTAESALSMMHEATEMLDEPLADAAVLPQLLLSRFARKQVTVALSGDGGDELLIGYQHIPAHRVVEALPAISRFGSRVAQKLPAGGGYFSLGFKAQRFARGASIENRLARDLAWRGAVDASTLKQILDSRVLLNADPDWSERLLTEYAAEAGNDFDGWRGWSWAYLRSFLMDEVLVKVDRATMWFSLESRAPLLDRRVVEYLLALPTKYKTGAWGKKRLLRELVKGRVPSEILDKPKHGFGVPVADWLRGPLKSMLLELTATDRLREQGLFRPEGVEQLVSDHISGRIDRRKELWAMLQFQLWHSKFFRD, from the coding sequence TTGCGTGAACGGTTTGATCTTGCCGTGAAAGAGCGTTTGGTTTCCGATGTGCCGCTCGGATTATTTTTGTCCGGCGGACTTGATTCGACAGCGGTTGCGGAGAGCGCGAGTCGGCAATCTTCAACAAAACTCAAGGCATTTACTATTGGATTTGATGACAAGTCGCATGATGAGTCGGAGGCTGCGGCGTTGGTCGCAAAGTCGCTGGGGCTTGAGCACTATGTTGAAAAATTAACCGCGGAATCGGCTTTGTCGATGATGCATGAGGCGACAGAGATGTTGGATGAGCCTTTGGCGGATGCGGCCGTGCTGCCGCAATTATTGTTGTCTCGATTTGCGAGAAAACAGGTAACTGTTGCTTTGAGCGGTGATGGCGGTGATGAATTGCTTATTGGTTATCAGCATATTCCAGCACATCGAGTGGTTGAAGCATTGCCTGCGATTTCCCGTTTTGGATCGCGTGTCGCGCAAAAACTTCCGGCTGGAGGAGGGTATTTTAGTTTGGGATTTAAGGCGCAGCGATTTGCGCGGGGAGCATCCATTGAAAATCGTTTGGCGAGAGATTTGGCTTGGCGCGGCGCGGTAGACGCATCGACGTTGAAGCAGATTCTTGATTCGCGGGTTTTATTGAACGCTGATCCGGATTGGTCTGAGCGTTTGTTGACTGAGTATGCTGCTGAAGCTGGGAATGATTTTGATGGATGGCGCGGATGGTCTTGGGCGTATCTCCGAAGTTTCCTGATGGATGAAGTTTTGGTGAAAGTGGATCGGGCGACGATGTGGTTTTCTCTCGAGTCTCGTGCGCCGCTGCTTGATCGACGCGTTGTTGAATATCTTCTCGCTTTGCCGACCAAGTACAAGACGGGTGCTTGGGGGAAGAAACGGCTGTTGCGTGAGCTTGTGAAGGGGCGCGTGCCGTCGGAGATACTTGATAAGCCAAAGCATGGTTTTGGTGTACCGGTAGCTGATTGGTTGCGAGGGCCGTTGAAATCGATGTTGTTGGAATTAACAGCGACGGATCGACTGCGTGAGCAGGGATTATTCCGACCAGAAGGTGTTGAACAGCTCGTGAGCGACCATATTTCCGGGAGAATTGATCGAAGAAAAGAGCTTTGGGCGATGCTTCAATTTCAGCTCTGGCATTCCAAATTCTTTCGTGATTAG
- a CDS encoding S8 family serine peptidase gives MRKIEDGIDNDENGYIDDIFGWNFVNDSSWVGPMNARQQQDDAWSHGTIVASLVAARGNNSEGIAGVTWNSRFMPLVVLDGDGFGNIPSIVRAIRYAIQQGASIVNLSLTGYENDPELDQVLLEAEEADVLVVVAAGNDSDEAGRDLAELPVYPACSVNASSTLIAVTGTDVLDQRAPYADFGAACTDLAAPGHELIGAHPTTKSDGLQSNNDALYIDTITGTSAAAPLVSGTAALIRSVKPDWTAQQVRDRILESADLIEPGVFAGEIGKLGRGRLNAGRALEGLVERKVESGKPVVEKLPELPRWTTGVWHFFEQL, from the coding sequence ATGAGAAAGATCGAAGATGGTATTGATAATGACGAGAATGGATATATCGATGATATTTTTGGATGGAATTTCGTGAACGATTCTTCCTGGGTTGGTCCGATGAATGCGCGTCAACAGCAGGATGATGCGTGGAGTCATGGGACGATTGTCGCTTCACTGGTTGCGGCGCGTGGAAATAATTCGGAAGGAATTGCGGGTGTCACTTGGAATAGCCGATTCATGCCGCTTGTTGTGCTTGATGGAGATGGCTTTGGAAATATTCCAAGCATTGTGCGCGCTATTCGGTACGCGATACAGCAGGGCGCGAGTATCGTTAATTTAAGTTTGACTGGTTATGAGAATGATCCGGAGTTGGATCAGGTGCTTCTTGAGGCGGAGGAGGCGGATGTCTTAGTTGTTGTTGCTGCTGGAAATGATTCGGATGAAGCCGGCCGTGATTTGGCGGAGTTGCCGGTTTATCCGGCGTGCAGTGTGAACGCCTCTTCGACATTAATCGCTGTAACGGGAACCGACGTTCTTGATCAGCGGGCTCCGTATGCGGATTTTGGCGCAGCCTGTACCGATCTTGCGGCGCCGGGGCATGAACTTATCGGTGCGCACCCGACGACGAAATCCGATGGACTCCAAAGCAACAACGACGCGCTTTACATCGATACGATCACGGGCACGAGTGCTGCAGCTCCGCTTGTATCCGGTACGGCTGCATTGATCCGCAGCGTGAAGCCGGATTGGACAGCGCAACAAGTTCGCGATCGTATTCTCGAGTCGGCGGATTTGATTGAGCCAGGTGTTTTTGCCGGAGAGATCGGCAAGCTTGGCCGAGGCCGATTGAATGCAGGGCGCGCCCTTGAGGGTCTCGTCGAACGCAAGGTAGAAAGCGGAAAGCCGGTTGTCGAGAAGCTGCCTGAACTGCCGCGATGGACGACAGGCGTTTGGCATTTTTTTGAACAGTTATGA
- a CDS encoding DUF2304 domain-containing protein, with translation MLFQLVLSAAFIASLVLVWRRHRQQAISGAVAWLWSIGVVGGLVVIWYPDTASFIANVVGIGRGADLVVYLGIVLLFVLVFQLHVSHVRLERQLTKIVREEALKDL, from the coding sequence ATGTTATTCCAACTTGTTTTGAGTGCCGCTTTCATTGCCAGTTTGGTTTTGGTTTGGCGTCGACATCGGCAGCAAGCGATTAGCGGTGCCGTAGCCTGGCTGTGGTCGATTGGCGTTGTTGGGGGTTTGGTCGTGATTTGGTATCCGGATACGGCCAGTTTTATTGCGAATGTTGTCGGTATTGGCCGCGGAGCCGACTTGGTGGTGTATCTTGGTATTGTGCTGTTATTTGTTCTGGTTTTTCAGCTGCATGTTTCGCATGTCCGTCTGGAACGACAGCTCACCAAGATCGTGCGCGAAGAAGCATTGAAAGATTTATGA
- a CDS encoding NAD-dependent epimerase/dehydratase family protein has protein sequence MIRIAIMGTGMVGGALERYFRLHGTVPGLFDPPKGLTDASVLALADVIFIAVPTPYYLDGSGFDESYLRSAIEAIPVPGKTIVLKSTILPGTTERMQADYPMHRFLFNPEFLTETTADRDMQFPNRQIVGYTAESRKDAELVMGILPRATFENIIPSRAAEMVKYFGNAFYALKVAYANQMYDLCEKIGVDYDLVKECAKAEPWMGMHHWEIFHKGYRGYGGKCLPKDTRAIVQLGSRVGSDLSILKQAEDYNNAICAAQGLNIQWEEGSPKKGMIPPTFIKKKKYLVTGGAGFIGSTLVDALIAAGHEVRVIDNLSTGKRERVHPSAEFVLADFTDLEQIRDHFQGIDGVFHVGALPRIPYSIEHPLPAAEVNVMGTLNVFVAARDANVKRVVYSASSSAYGSQEELPLRTDMPANPLNPYALHKYVGEKIAEQFHRFYGMETVSLRYFNVYGPRMANEGAYLNAIAAFIKQRKNGEPLTIYGDGEQTRDFTHVFDVVRANMMAMESSRVGQGDVLNVGAGEKHSVNEIAAIVGGIPQYLEARKGEARDTLADISGTREALGWEPRHKFVESLRQLLRDEGIEPAIK, from the coding sequence ATGATCAGGATTGCCATCATGGGTACAGGTATGGTGGGTGGAGCTCTTGAGCGCTATTTCCGTCTGCACGGTACCGTTCCGGGACTTTTTGACCCGCCAAAGGGTTTAACGGATGCATCGGTATTGGCTTTAGCCGATGTTATTTTTATCGCCGTTCCAACGCCGTATTATTTGGACGGGAGCGGGTTTGATGAAAGCTATTTGCGTTCCGCGATTGAAGCGATTCCGGTTCCGGGTAAGACTATTGTTTTGAAGTCGACGATTTTGCCAGGAACGACAGAGCGCATGCAGGCGGATTATCCGATGCATCGTTTCTTATTTAATCCGGAATTTTTGACAGAGACGACGGCGGATCGGGATATGCAGTTTCCAAATCGACAGATTGTCGGATACACGGCGGAGAGCCGGAAGGATGCGGAGCTCGTGATGGGTATTCTTCCGCGAGCGACTTTTGAGAATATTATTCCATCGCGTGCCGCGGAAATGGTGAAGTATTTTGGCAATGCGTTTTACGCGCTGAAGGTTGCGTACGCCAACCAGATGTATGATCTTTGTGAAAAGATCGGTGTCGATTATGACTTGGTCAAGGAATGCGCCAAAGCCGAGCCGTGGATGGGCATGCATCACTGGGAGATATTCCATAAAGGTTATCGCGGGTATGGAGGAAAATGCCTGCCAAAGGACACACGCGCGATTGTCCAGCTCGGAAGCCGTGTCGGATCGGATCTGTCGATTTTAAAGCAAGCAGAAGATTATAATAATGCGATCTGCGCTGCCCAGGGTTTGAATATCCAGTGGGAAGAAGGCTCGCCCAAGAAGGGAATGATTCCGCCAACATTTATCAAGAAGAAGAAATACTTGGTGACAGGTGGAGCGGGATTTATCGGTTCAACGCTCGTTGATGCTCTAATCGCCGCTGGTCATGAAGTGCGCGTGATCGATAATTTGTCGACCGGAAAACGGGAGCGCGTGCATCCATCGGCGGAATTCGTTTTGGCAGACTTCACCGATTTGGAACAGATTCGCGATCATTTTCAGGGTATCGATGGCGTATTCCATGTTGGAGCTTTGCCGCGTATTCCGTATTCCATCGAACATCCATTGCCGGCCGCGGAAGTGAATGTTATGGGAACGTTGAATGTGTTTGTGGCGGCTCGCGATGCGAATGTGAAGCGCGTTGTGTATAGCGCTTCTTCATCTGCGTATGGCAGCCAGGAGGAATTGCCTTTGCGCACGGATATGCCGGCAAATCCTTTGAATCCGTATGCATTGCATAAGTACGTCGGGGAGAAGATTGCCGAGCAGTTCCATCGTTTTTATGGAATGGAAACCGTGTCACTCCGTTATTTCAACGTGTATGGACCGCGGATGGCTAATGAAGGGGCTTACTTGAATGCGATTGCCGCCTTTATCAAGCAGCGTAAAAATGGCGAGCCGCTAACGATTTATGGTGACGGTGAGCAGACGCGCGATTTCACGCATGTGTTTGATGTGGTACGTGCCAATATGATGGCGATGGAATCAAGTCGCGTGGGCCAAGGCGATGTCCTGAATGTTGGAGCGGGCGAGAAACACTCGGTCAACGAGATCGCTGCCATTGTCGGGGGAATACCGCAGTATCTCGAAGCAAGAAAAGGAGAGGCTCGTGATACGCTTGCTGATATTTCAGGGACGCGTGAAGCGCTTGGTTGGGAACCGCGTCACAAGTTCGTTGAGAGTCTTCGCCAGTTGCTGCGTGATGAAGGGATTGAGCCTGCGATTAAGTAA
- a CDS encoding oligosaccharide flippase family protein — translation MAQKSDHGYATCRMELRQSSSKALDRVTQALGFDVRFYGKSFVWLGFGQASGVLRGVATTFLMARWLPRNTMGEFRYVLAMFALAGMFAAGGVSAGIIRGIAKGDTIVVWAGMKRILMIAPLGSLVLLIAAIERWYVGETHVAMALAFSGALFPVYAICGLYGSILTGQERIQRLTKIAVINNTIFAMCFFFVIWKTKELLPVFFAYLGLDILFRGFITWNEIRKLPKQGSADEHVKLGDHLNAIGIIQALAAQLDQILLQSLAGYGTLANYSIATLIPEQMKDFVNAIGGVMLRRFSTREQNQKTLAQTRKHFWTMLGLSGLMIASYVVIAPIAIPLLFPQYGNEVLPSIVYAIGLFGLASIVGINYFQAHHNVKALWQFYGVNTVLQIASNVILIPLFGAWGAVISKTLTRLTGIPLTYPRASSRNTTDDTKASS, via the coding sequence ATGGCGCAAAAAAGTGATCATGGGTACGCTACCTGTCGCATGGAACTGCGTCAATCAAGTAGCAAAGCTTTGGACCGAGTCACACAAGCCCTTGGCTTTGATGTGCGCTTCTACGGCAAGTCTTTTGTTTGGCTAGGCTTTGGACAAGCGAGCGGTGTGCTACGCGGTGTCGCGACGACATTTCTCATGGCTCGTTGGTTGCCGAGAAACACCATGGGTGAATTCCGCTATGTCCTCGCCATGTTTGCGCTTGCCGGAATGTTTGCCGCCGGTGGAGTCAGCGCCGGAATTATTCGCGGAATTGCTAAAGGCGATACGATCGTTGTTTGGGCCGGCATGAAACGGATCCTCATGATCGCTCCGCTCGGTTCGCTCGTGCTCTTGATCGCGGCGATCGAGCGCTGGTATGTGGGTGAAACGCATGTCGCTATGGCCCTCGCCTTCTCCGGCGCGCTCTTTCCGGTCTACGCCATCTGCGGTTTATACGGATCGATTCTGACAGGACAAGAACGCATCCAGCGTCTGACAAAAATCGCCGTGATCAATAACACCATTTTTGCCATGTGTTTCTTTTTCGTCATCTGGAAAACCAAAGAACTGCTCCCCGTCTTCTTTGCCTATCTCGGTCTCGATATTTTATTCCGCGGCTTCATCACCTGGAATGAGATCCGTAAATTGCCAAAACAAGGCTCCGCCGACGAACACGTAAAACTCGGCGACCACCTGAACGCGATCGGCATCATCCAAGCACTCGCCGCACAGCTCGACCAAATTCTGCTGCAAAGTCTTGCCGGATACGGGACGCTCGCCAACTACAGCATCGCAACGCTGATTCCGGAGCAGATGAAGGATTTCGTGAATGCGATCGGAGGCGTGATGCTGCGCCGTTTCTCGACACGCGAACAAAATCAAAAAACGCTCGCACAGACACGCAAGCATTTTTGGACGATGCTCGGATTATCGGGACTCATGATCGCGTCTTACGTCGTGATCGCCCCGATCGCCATTCCGCTGCTATTCCCGCAATATGGAAATGAGGTTCTACCTTCAATCGTTTACGCTATCGGCCTTTTTGGACTAGCATCCATCGTCGGCATCAACTATTTCCAAGCACATCACAACGTAAAAGCGCTGTGGCAGTTCTATGGAGTTAATACCGTGCTTCAAATCGCGAGCAACGTCATCCTGATCCCGCTCTTTGGCGCTTGGGGCGCCGTTATTTCAAAAACCCTCACCCGCCTTACCGGCATTCCGCTCACCTATCCACGCGCATCCTCTAGGAATACCACTGACGATACCAAAGCATCGTCGTAA
- a CDS encoding GDP-mannose 4,6-dehydratase translates to MSDKPVFDKKNVLVTGGAGFIGSHLCEELLKTSRVICLDNFMTSQESNIDHLLKNPDFEFIRHDISVPFDPEAFPELARFKVKFQGIQEIYHLACPTSAKKFDQYMMQTLYANSIGIKNALDLAVRYQAKFLQASTSVVYGPRPADGHNFKEEEYGAVDVLTPRSCYDEGKRFAETSCFTYQLVHKVDVRIARIFRTYGPRMPLFDGQMIPDFITNALDGKELEIFGDESFRTSLVYVTDIVDGMVKLMGATQNPGPVNLGSDVDAPLVDVANRIMEMTGSTSSIAFREPLMFMTQLGLPDLSKAKEKLGWIPLVTLDDGLKRTIDYTIANKSLLSFRSF, encoded by the coding sequence ATGTCTGACAAACCCGTATTTGATAAGAAGAATGTCCTCGTGACCGGAGGCGCCGGTTTTATCGGTTCGCATTTGTGCGAGGAGCTGCTCAAGACCTCGCGCGTGATTTGTCTTGATAATTTCATGACGAGTCAGGAATCCAATATCGACCATCTGCTCAAGAATCCGGATTTTGAATTTATTCGCCATGACATCAGTGTGCCTTTTGATCCGGAAGCATTTCCAGAGCTCGCGCGATTCAAGGTGAAGTTCCAAGGCATCCAGGAGATCTATCATCTTGCTTGTCCGACGAGTGCCAAAAAATTTGATCAGTACATGATGCAGACGCTGTATGCCAACTCGATCGGCATCAAGAATGCGCTTGATCTAGCTGTGCGTTACCAAGCCAAGTTTTTGCAGGCGTCGACATCTGTTGTGTATGGACCACGTCCTGCTGATGGTCATAATTTTAAGGAGGAAGAGTACGGCGCTGTTGATGTGCTTACGCCACGCTCTTGTTATGACGAGGGAAAGCGTTTTGCGGAAACAAGCTGCTTTACCTATCAGCTTGTTCATAAAGTGGATGTCCGTATTGCGCGCATTTTCCGTACGTATGGACCGCGCATGCCATTGTTTGATGGCCAGATGATTCCGGATTTTATTACGAATGCGCTTGATGGGAAGGAATTGGAAATTTTTGGAGATGAGTCATTCCGTACGTCGCTGGTTTATGTAACGGATATTGTCGATGGAATGGTGAAGCTGATGGGAGCAACGCAAAATCCTGGACCAGTAAATTTGGGTTCGGATGTCGATGCGCCGCTTGTGGATGTCGCAAATCGTATTATGGAAATGACTGGATCGACCTCTAGTATCGCTTTCCGCGAACCGTTGATGTTCATGACGCAGCTTGGATTGCCCGATCTTTCCAAGGCCAAGGAGAAGCTTGGTTGGATTCCGTTGGTTACACTTGACGATGGTTTGAAGCGAACGATCGATTATACGATCGCCAATAAGAGCCTGCTTTCTTTCCGGTCCTTCTAG